In the genome of Nitrospira sp., the window AGTGCTAGAGTGCCCTATTCTTGAGGTTTTCAGCTGACATCGGGAAGGATACTCCCGCCGTGATTACACAAATGCGGGTCAAAGGCTTGATTTTTGACCCCTATAACAACGCCTATATCGTGGTGTTGCGGGACGAAGACAATTCGGAGATGCTCCCGATCTGGGTGGGAAAATCAGAAGCAAGCGCCATCGGACTGGCATTGGAAAGCGTCACCGCTCCACGTCCGATGACGCATGACCTGATGAAATCATTTCTCGACACCTTTGATGCCAAAATCATCAGCGTAGTGATCACAGACCTGAATGACAATACGTATTTTGCCACGATTCACCTGATGTACGAGGACTCTGAATATACCGTCGACTCCCGTCCCAGCGACGCGATTGCGTTGGCGCTACGAACCAGCGCACCCATTTTCGCGAGCGAGAAGGTCATGAAGAAGCAATCGTCCGAAGAACTTGAGCAGTGGCTTGAAAACCTGAAGCCTGAAGACTTCGGAAAGTTGGACACCTAGCCATGACCGACGGAAAACAACAGGACGCGTCGTCAGAACTCGTGGCCCTGACCGTGAAGCAGGTGCTGGACGATGGCAACACCGACACGCGTATCGTTGTGTTGAAGAGCGAGGATGCCGGTGTGACCTTGCCGATTTGGGTCGGATCAGCCGAAGGGAACGCTATTCGCTTAGCCATGGACCATGTGGTGACACCTCGCCCCATGAGCCATGATCTTATCCGAAGCTTTGCCGATCATCTGGCCGTCCGCATTGAACGTGTCGTGATTACGGATGTCAAAAGCAGTACGTATTATGCCAGCA includes:
- a CDS encoding bifunctional nuclease family protein; the encoded protein is MTDGKQQDASSELVALTVKQVLDDGNTDTRIVVLKSEDAGVTLPIWVGSAEGNAIRLAMDHVVTPRPMSHDLIRSFADHLAVRIERVVITDVKSSTYYASIAFASKGLHRTLDARPSDAIALALRAGCPIYATQDVLNRRTAVHLDAWINRLDTTNTETQQA
- a CDS encoding bifunctional nuclease family protein, which produces MITQMRVKGLIFDPYNNAYIVVLRDEDNSEMLPIWVGKSEASAIGLALESVTAPRPMTHDLMKSFLDTFDAKIISVVITDLNDNTYFATIHLMYEDSEYTVDSRPSDAIALALRTSAPIFASEKVMKKQSSEELEQWLENLKPEDFGKLDT